TCGGCACAAGCCGCGGGAGCCGGTTGTCCACAGGAACAGAGTTGTCCACACCCCGGTGCTCGCTCGCTACCGGTGGTGAGGGACCGCTTCTACCGTCGGTTCCGGGTGGGCGCGCGCAGCGCCCACGACCGGCATCGACGAGGGGGAAGCGGTATGGACGACACGCGTTCACGGTCACGGCAGCGCAACGTACGGACCCGGCTCCGCGGACGGCCGCTTGTACTTCTACGGCGCGCGCTCGCCGCCGTCCTGTTCCTCGTCGCCGCGGCGCTGGCCGCCACACCCGGCGCGAGCAGTGAAACGACGGTGCCCGTTCTCGTGACGGCGAAGGATCTGCCGTCGGGCTCCGTCCTGTCGGCCACCGATGTCCGTGTCGTCGACATGAACGCGGCCACGCGCCCCGCCGGTGTGCTCACGACGCCCGCCCAAGCAGTGCGAAGACAGCTCGTGGGCGCCGCACGCGCCGGCGAGCCCCTCACGGACGTGCGGTTGGTCGACGACCACGGCGGACCACCGGGTTTCACCACCGTGCCACTCCGGCTGGCGGACGCCGGCGTCGCCGACCTGTTGCGGCCCGGCACCCGCGTCGACGTCGTCGTCCCCGGTGAGGAAGCGGAGCGGGCCGAGGTACTGGCGAGCGACGCCACGGTGGTCACCGTGGCTCAACGGGAACCGCGGCGGATCGGCGGACCACTCGAACCCGACGAGCCGCTCGTGCTGGTGTCCGTGGCCGACGAGCACGCTCCTCACGTCGCCGCCGCGGGGCTCGGTCGGCCCGTCACGGTGACGCTGCGATGACCGGGTACGGCTTGCTCAGCGATCGTGATGCGGAGGACGGTTCTCCCGGTACCAGTCGTCCGGTAGCCCCGTGGACGAGTAGGTGTCCCGCTCGTCGCGAGTGGTCGTGGGAAGCACGTCGCCGAACACGGCGTCGAGGGTTTTGCGCCGCCTCGAATTCTCGCGGCGGTCCTGCGGGTTCCGTTGCTTCTTCTCGTTCATGGACGCCCAGTGTGGGGATTGGACCGTCAGGTCTGGTCGAGGCCCGAGAGCTGACCGATGACGTGACGCACCAAGGCGGAAAGGGTCGCCATGCCGTCCCGAATGGCGGAGCGGGAACTGGCGAGGTTCACCACCAGCGTACTGCCCGAGATGCCCACGAGGCCGCGCGAGATGACTCCGTCCATGGCCCCGGCCGCCAACGCGGAGGAACGCAGTGCCTCGGCGATACCCGGCACCGGCCGGTCGAGCACTCCCGCCGTGGCGTCGGGGGTGACGTCGCGAGGAGACACGCCCGTGGCGCCGACGGTGATCACCAGGTCGACGCCACCGATCACCGCCGTGTTCAACGCGTTGCGGATCTCCACCGTGTCCGCGCGGACGACCACGACGCCGTCGACGATGAAGTTCGCTTCCTCCAGGAGCTCGGTGACGAGCGGGCCCGTGTTGTCCTCAAGCTCGCCCTGGGCCAACCGGTCATCCACGATCACGACGAGGGCTCGCCCCAACCGCTGTGCATCCCGTTCCATGTGCACTACCGTAGTGCCACTCTGCTTCTCGGGTTGCGCGGCGCTGCTGGAGAAAAGCTGTCTCGCCACACCGCGTCGAGGCAGTCGGCACGGTCTCCCCGTGCACTGCTCGAACAGCTTCTCCACGGGCTTTTCGGGGCCGCAGTCGCCACGTCGGCGACATCCCGGTTTTCGTGGGCCGGGAATCGTTGTCCCGGTCCCCTGACCGCGGAGAGCCGCGATGCGCCGGAAGGACGTTTCACCGAAGACCTCCCTGCGGCCCACTCGATCCCACGCCTTGGAGTGCTCGACGCGCTCGCCGCCGCGTCGAAGGCAGCGTTCGTCGAAAAATCACCCGTTCCGGGACGCGCGGACAAGACACGGACACGCCCGACCGTGCGGGCGTGTCCGCTCCTTACCGAGTTGGCCTTCACTCAAGGCACGCGCCGCGTCTCGCGCGCACCGGCCGTGTGGGAAGCGCTGAGGCAGTCCCCGCCTCGGTGCCGCCGGCACTACCGCGAGCTCCTCCGTCTCGTCGGCTCCCGCGGCGAGGCCCTCGGGAACGTCGTCCTAGTTCACCGGCACCGGCTGGCCTCCCAGGGTCACCTCGACCTGGTTGCCGTCGGCGAGCGTGAAGGTGACCTTCTCACCCGGTGCCCTCGTCCGGATCGCGGCGACCAGCGTGTTCGCATCCTCGATGCGCCGATCCCCCATCTTCACGATCACGTCGTTCGACTTAAGACCCGCCTTCTCGGCGGGGCTGCCCGGCTGCACCTCGCCGATGCGAGCGCCGCCCGACTGCGCGTCGCCGACGGTGGCACCGATGAAGGTCTGGGTCGCGTGGCCGCTTTCGATGATCTCGTCCGCCGTCCTGCGCGCCTGGTCGATGGGGATCGCGAACCCGATGCCCACGTTGCCGCCCTGGGAGGGGCTGTAGATGGCGGAGTTGATCCCGATGACCTGGCCCTGCATGTTCGCGAGCGGACCACCCGAGTTACCGGGGTTGATGGCCGCGTCCGTCTGGATGGCGTCCATGACCGTGGCCTGGTCTCCCTGTCCGCCCGCCGTCACCGGGCGATTCAGGGAACTGACGATGCCCGCGGTCACGGTCCCGGCGAGTTCGTACGGCGACCCGATCGCCACCACGGACTGACCGACCCGAAGATCGTCCGACCGCCCGAGTTCCACCGTGGTGAGGCCACTGACGTCCTCGGCCCGCACCACGGCGATGTCGGTCGTCGGGTCCCGTCCCACGATCTTGGCCTCGGCCTCCTCACCGTCGTGGAACACCACAGAGATGCGCCCGCCCCGCGCGGCGGCTTCGACCACGTGGTTGTTGGTGAGGATGTATCCGTCCTCGCTGATGACGAAGCCCGAGCCTTCGTTGGCCGAGCCGAATCCCTGCACTCGCAGCTGCACGACGCTCGGCTTCAGCTTCGCGGCGACGGCTTCGACGCTGCCCTCGGGGACGTTGCCGGTCTGCTTGGCTGGGAGAGGCTGGTCGAGAGCGTTGGGCGCGGGCGGTGTCGCGGCCGTGTCCGCGGCGAGATAACCACCCGCCGCTCCCGCACCTCCTCCGACGAGCAGAGCCAGCAGCACTACACCCGCGACGAGCTTGCCCGGCATGCCGCGCTGGTCCTGCCGCGGTG
The window above is part of the Saccharomonospora glauca K62 genome. Proteins encoded here:
- a CDS encoding MogA/MoaB family molybdenum cofactor biosynthesis protein, producing MERDAQRLGRALVVIVDDRLAQGELEDNTGPLVTELLEEANFIVDGVVVVRADTVEIRNALNTAVIGGVDLVITVGATGVSPRDVTPDATAGVLDRPVPGIAEALRSSALAAGAMDGVISRGLVGISGSTLVVNLASSRSAIRDGMATLSALVRHVIGQLSGLDQT
- a CDS encoding S1C family serine protease, yielding MTENDPSAQDRHTPADTPEQPDSAQNDASPEHGSSGRPTDGERATHEFQYPPHPPAGEYPHGGYGASPHQQPGYGGYPVAGPPPRQDQRGMPGKLVAGVVLLALLVGGGAGAAGGYLAADTAATPPAPNALDQPLPAKQTGNVPEGSVEAVAAKLKPSVVQLRVQGFGSANEGSGFVISEDGYILTNNHVVEAAARGGRISVVFHDGEEAEAKIVGRDPTTDIAVVRAEDVSGLTTVELGRSDDLRVGQSVVAIGSPYELAGTVTAGIVSSLNRPVTAGGQGDQATVMDAIQTDAAINPGNSGGPLANMQGQVIGINSAIYSPSQGGNVGIGFAIPIDQARRTADEIIESGHATQTFIGATVGDAQSGGARIGEVQPGSPAEKAGLKSNDVIVKMGDRRIEDANTLVAAIRTRAPGEKVTFTLADGNQVEVTLGGQPVPVN
- a CDS encoding SAF domain-containing protein, with amino-acid sequence MDDTRSRSRQRNVRTRLRGRPLVLLRRALAAVLFLVAAALAATPGASSETTVPVLVTAKDLPSGSVLSATDVRVVDMNAATRPAGVLTTPAQAVRRQLVGAARAGEPLTDVRLVDDHGGPPGFTTVPLRLADAGVADLLRPGTRVDVVVPGEEAERAEVLASDATVVTVAQREPRRIGGPLEPDEPLVLVSVADEHAPHVAAAGLGRPVTVTLR